The following are encoded together in the Coturnix japonica isolate 7356 chromosome 8, Coturnix japonica 2.1, whole genome shotgun sequence genome:
- the ANGPTL3 gene encoding angiopoietin-related protein 3 — translation MKIILLLLFIAPLPLSVRAEKDFSFLDSASSPETKSRFAMLDDVRILANGLLQLGHGLKDFVHKTKGQMNDIFQKLYIFDRSFYELSLQTSEIKEEEEQLRQTTARLQINNEEIKNLSQEMNLKIEDLIQNKIQLQEKVWGLEDKVTKLAIIQPTVQETNEISSLKAFVEQQDNHIKQLHKIVEDQHVQLDKQHNQIMELEDKLNHIELQELAENSFNEEQAESNESSPFLLHNATAMMHKLEGATPDCTALYNSGTRSSGIYTIKPNSSEAFDVYCEMKFGTSWTVIQNRVDGSLDFNRTWDAYTNGFGDLNEEFWLGLNKTYSITKQGDYILRIELQDWKDNKRYIEYAFTLGGPETDYVLQLSRISGSIPNALPEQTELRFSTADRDMAIINDLDCPQNYLGGWWHSECEETNLNGKYVEPRSKGRLDRRKGLYWKPRNGRYYLLKSTKIMIHPTDLKIFD, via the exons atgaaaatcatTCTGCTCCTTCTATTCATTGCCCCACTTCCTCTTTCAGTAAGGGCTGAGAAGGACTTCTCTTTCCTTGATTCTGCTTCATCTCCTGAGACAAAATCAAGATTTGCCATGCTAGATGATGTCCGAATCTTAGCCAATGGACTCCTCCAGCTCGGGCACGGCCTTAAAGACTTTGTCCATAAGACAAAGGGGCAGATGAATGATATCTTTCAAAAACTTTACATTTTTGATAGGTCTTTCTATGAGCTCTCACTGCAAACCAGTGAAatcaaagaagaagaagaacaacTCCGACAAACTACTGCCAGACTGCAAATCAACAATGAAGAGATAAAGAATCTCTCACAGGAGATGAACCTGAAGATTGAAGACctcatacaaaacaaaatccagctgCAAGAAAAAGTATGGGGACTGGAGGACAAGGTCACTAAGTTGGCCATTATCCAGCCTACAGTGCAGGAGACAAATGAAATTTCTTCGCTTAAA GCCTTCGTGGAGCAGCAGGACAACCACATCAAACAACTCCACAAAATCGTGGAGGACCAGCATGTGCAGCTGGACAAACAGCACAACCAAATAATGGAGCTGGAGGACAAG CTAAACCACATTGAGCTCCAGGAACTCGCAGAGAACTCCTTCAATGAGGAACAAGCAGAATCAAATGAGAGCAGCCCCTTCCTTTTGCACAACGCCACAGCCATGATGCACAAACTGGAAG GTGCCACTCCTGACTGCACTGCTCTCTACAACAGCGGCACACGCTCCAGTGGTATTTACACTATTAAGCCCAACAGCTCAGAAGCTTTTGATGTCtactgtgaaatgaaatttg GCACTTCCTGGACAGTAATCCAGAACAGAGTGGATGGATCACTAGATTTCAACCGAACCTGGGATGCCTATACAAATGGTTTTGGTGATCTCAATG AGGAATTCTGGCTAGGCCTGAACAAGACCTACTCCATCACTAAACAAGGGGACTACATCTTACGGATTGAGCTGCAGGACTGGAAAGATAACAAACGTTACATCGAATATGCATTCACCCTGGGAGGCCCTGAGACAGACtatgtgctgcagctctcacgGATCTCCGGGAGCATCCCCAATGCACTGCcagagcagacagagctgcGCTTCTCAACTGCGGACCGTGACATGGCCATAATAAATGACCTCGACTGCCCACAAAACTACCTAG gaGGCTGGTGGCACAGTGAATGCGAGGAAACCAATCTTAATGGGAAGTATGTCGAACCAAGGTCAAAAGGAAGACTAGACAGAAGAAAAGGCCTATACTGGAAACCTAGGAATGGAAGATACTACCTGCTCAAGTCAACCAAAATAATGATACACCCAACAGACTTGAAAATTTTTGACTGA